Within Lolium rigidum isolate FL_2022 chromosome 5, APGP_CSIRO_Lrig_0.1, whole genome shotgun sequence, the genomic segment gctaagcccacgtcgtcctTATGTTGGATTTTCTTGTAGCTAAATTATTGAGTGGATGTCTTGTTCTCGGATTTGCAGGAAGACGATGGAGAAAGGGGAGCGTCGGGTCAGGGTAAGCTCGGCGGATGCCCGAGAGGACGACGGCTACAGCTGGAGGAAGTACGGGCAGAAGGAGATCCTTGGAGCCCAGCACCCAAGGTTTGTTTTTGCACATTTCAGCAGCTTAACTTTTTCAGAGCCTAATCCGCACATGTTCATTTTCGGAAGTGACAAGGATATCTTTTCCTTTTGGATCTGGACACTGGTTGTTCCTATGACATCCACTTGTTAGATAGGGTAGGGAGTGCACACGTCTGTAGCCTTTGAGTGGGCATTTGGGCATGATGTTCCAAAGGGGATTGTTCTTGGCATGATGCCAATTTGTGCAAACAGAACCGTCCCTGACCTGAACTGTGCACCATTGCAGGGGATACTACCGCTGCACCTATCGAGCATCTCAAGGATGCGCGGCGACGAAGCAGGTGCAGCGCGCCGACGGGGACCCAACGCTCTACGACGTGACCTACCACGGCACGCACACGTGCCTGCATAAGACGGCGGCGGCAGCCAAGATGCAGCCGGCGATGCCGAACACGGACGGTCTGACGGTGAACACCGAGGGGCTCACGTCCGGAGCTCAGCAATCCACGCCCTTCAGTTTCTCCTCGCCGGCGGTGAGTGGACTGACACCGCCGCCAGAGCACTACCCATTCTCGACGGCGTCGACGCCGGAGGACTGTTTCGGGCAAGGCGTGTCGCTCTTGCCGTTGTCCCAGCTTGAACTCTCACCGGCGACCTCGGACTGGAGCTACATCCCCATGAACCCGTTCGATGAGGATTTGAGGGCGCAGTCTGAGCTCCAAGAAATGGTGTCCGCGCTACTCGATGTAACGAGTATGCGGGAGACCGCCTTCTCCCTCGACGATTTGTTCGACCCGAACTTTGACGTTTCTTTCATCCTTGCAGAGATGTGATGGACAGGAGAGAACACTGGAAGAAaaacaagagaaaaaaaaaacgcaAAGTAGATAATTAGAGAAGAATCCACCTTCTGGTTCAGTGTAGCTTGTTGTCCAGCGACAGAGGAAGGAACAACATACGGTTCTTCTTCCTTGGTCATTGCAGCTGTACTGCTGAACAATGTAAGCAGTTAGGAGATGGGAAACTCAaagtgtagcccgagctacaCAACTCCTGTTCTTTTTACAAAATTTAAATTCAacatttaaagtttcaaaaaaatctgaaaaaaatctaaATGTAGCTGATGATCCACTGTGCAAAATAACAGGGTGAATTATGTTGTATATtagaggctacacaaaaatgacaaattctgacaAATATTGGAGGTTTCAAAATCTGTATTGTTCACGTTTTCAGATCCATGGATGTGTTAATTTTGCACAGCCCAAAATATTGAGTCTTTCGTATTACATTTTTTTCACAGTCGTAGAGTACATCATTGTCTACctatagaattttttttcaaattttttgaaactataaaatgccattttttatttttttaaaatgagCTCCATGTAGCCCGAGTTATAAAATGCCACGCTCGTTAGGAGATGATATTGTTTTTCTTGTCAATTCAGCTAGTAGTTGGCCCAAAGCATATGAAGCAGTACAAATGTGCaacttgtaaatgggccggcattCAATTTTTGTGCTTCGTCTGAACTAAAGTAATGTTAGTAAGAGAGCTAAAATCATACTAAATTCACTATCTAAAGGTGTTCCGGACGTAACATCGGTCATGCCGTCGACAACCGTAACATCGGTATTGCGGGTCACGATAAGATTGTCCGACGGGATCATCTTTGTTTTTTTGCAAGGCGTCTGTCATGAGTCGGCAACCGCATGCATGCAGTTGAGGTCAAGGCCAGGAGACAACAAGGATGCCCTCGTAGAATGGGACCTTTGGTGACGACGATCGCGAACCATCGAGATAGGAGGGTGGCACATGTCCGTGCGCAACCAGAGGCGGCATATCGAGTGTGCAACATACAATACGAGGCTTTGCAGCTTGGGACATCACCGAGCTCGTCCAAGAGGCACCACTGGCGGCGACTGCTTGAacctggtgatacgtctcaaacgtatatataatttcttatgttccatgctacttttatgatgatactcacatattttatacacactttatgtcatatttatgcattttccggcactaacctattgacaagatgcctaagagctagttgttgttttctgctgttttaggtttcagaaatcctacaaaggaaatattctcagaattggacgaaatcaacgtccaggggcttatttttccacgaagcttccagaagaccgaaggagatacgaagtggggccacgaggtggcgccacactaaggcggcgcggccaaggaggggcccgcgccgccctgttgtgtggacccctcgtgacgcccctaaacctacccttccgcctacttaaagccttcgtcgcgaataccccagtaccgagagccacgatacggaaaaccttccagagacgccgccgccaatcccatctcgggggattcaggagatcgcctccggcaccctcgccggagaggggaatcatctcccggaggactcttcatcgccatgatcgcctccggattgatgtgtgagtagttcacccctggactatgggtccatagcagtagctagatggttgtcttctcctcatgtgctatcattgttcgatcttgtgagctgcctatcatgatcaagatcatctatttgtaatgctacatgttgcatttgttgggatccgatgaatatggaatactatgttatgttgattatcaatctatcatatatgtgttgtttatgatcttgcatgctctccgttgctagtaggggctctggccaagttgatacttgtgactccaagagggagtatttatgctcgatagtgggttcatgcctccatttaatctgggacagtgatagaaagttctaaggttgtggatgtgctgttgccactagggataaaacatcaatgctttgtctaaggatatttgtgttgattacattacgcaccatacttaatgcaattgtctgttgtttgcaacttaatactggaaggggtccggattctaacccgaaggtggactttttaggcatagatgcatgctggatagcggtctatgtactttgtcgtaatgtccaattgaatttcacactactcatcatgatatgtatgtgcattgtcatgccctctttatttgtcaattgcccaaatgtaatttgttcacccaacatgctatttcttattggagagacaccactagtgaattgtggaccccggtccattcttttacatcgaatacaatctactgcaaacattgttctttactgttcttcgcaaaaattatcttccacactatacaattaatcctttgttacagcaagccggtgagattgacaacctcactgttaagttggggcaaagtatttggattgtgttgtgcaggttccacgttcgccggaatccctggtgttgcgccgcactacactccgccaccaacaaccttcacgtgctccttgactcctactggttcgataaccttggtttcttaccgagggaaaagcttgccgttgtacgcatcataccttcctcttggggttcccaacggacgtgtgctttaccgtcacaagcaacgttttttctggcgccgttgccggggagatcaagacacgctgcaaggggagtctcccacttccaatctctttactttttttgtcttgctttactttactttatatattgctttgtttgtgctctatataaaaaaatacaaaaaattagttacttgctttactttacttactgtcttgtttgtgttctccatattaaaaaaaacacaaaaaaattaggtacttgcatttactttatttattttgttttatttactattgctaaaatgggtactcctgaaaa encodes:
- the LOC124653355 gene encoding transcription factor WRKY19-like encodes the protein MESMLDGNGAGSCLVMTELSRIKELVRQLDGHLGGCPDLCKHLAAQIVTVTEKSIGMIMSGHFHGAKRSATDASIDSPAVPATPSPLGGACGMPKKRKTMEKGERRVRVSSADAREDDGYSWRKYGQKEILGAQHPRGYYRCTYRASQGCAATKQVQRADGDPTLYDVTYHGTHTCLHKTAAAAKMQPAMPNTDGLTVNTEGLTSGAQQSTPFSFSSPAVSGLTPPPEHYPFSTASTPEDCFGQGVSLLPLSQLELSPATSDWSYIPMNPFDEDLRAQSELQEMVSALLDVTSMRETAFSLDDLFDPNFDVSFILAEM